Proteins encoded in a region of the Aphelocoma coerulescens isolate FSJ_1873_10779 chromosome 28, UR_Acoe_1.0, whole genome shotgun sequence genome:
- the STK11 gene encoding serine/threonine-protein kinase STK11: protein MDLQEPQQLGMFAESELMSVGMDTFIHRIDSTEVIYQPRRKRAKLIGKYLMGDLLGEGSYGKVKEMLDSETLCRRAVKILKKKKLRRIPNGEANVKKEIQLLRRLRHKNVIQLVDVLYNEEKQKMYMVMEYCVCGMQEMLDSVPEKRFPVFQAHGYFCQLIDGLEYLHSQGIVHKDIKPGNLLLTTNGTLKISDLGVAEALHPFAEDDTCRTSQGSPAFQPPEIANGLDTFSGFKVDIWSAGVTLYNITTGLYPFEGDNIYKLFENIGKGDYTIPEDCGPPLSDLLRGMLEYDPAKRFSIQQIRQHNWFRKKHAQAEALVPIPPSPETKDRWRSMTAVPYLEDLHGYNEEEDDDLYDIEDDIIYTQDFTVPGQVPEEEAGQNGQSRGKGLPKAVCMNGTEPGQLSARAKGERRASASSNPSRKACSASSKIRKLSTCKQQ from the exons ATGGATCTGCAGgagccccagcagctgggaatgtTTGCGGAGAGCGAGCTGATGTCGGTGGGGATGGACACATTCATCCACCGCATCGACTCCACCGAGGTCATTTACCAGCCCCGGCGCAAACGGGCCAAGCTCATCGGCAAGTACCTCATGGGAGACCTGCTGGGAGAGGGCTCCTACGGCAAAGTCAAGGAGATGCTGGACTCAGAGACCCTGTGCAGGAGAGCTGTGAAGAtcctgaagaagaagaagctgcGCCGGATCCCCAACGGGGAGGCCAATGTGAAAAA GGAAATCCAGCTCCTGCGGCGATTACGGCACAAAAACGTCATCCAGCTGGTAGATGTGTTGTACAACgaggagaagcagaaaat GTATATGGTGATGGAGTACTGTGTGTGTGGGATGCAGGAAATGCTGGACAGTGTCCCAGAGAAGAGGTTTCCAGTGTTTCAGGCTCACGG GTACTTTTGTCAGCTTATAGATGGCTTAGAATACTTGCACAGCCAAGGGATTGTCCACAAGGATATAAAACCGGGGAACCTCCTGCTAACAACCAATGGGACACTAAAAATATCCGATTTAGGCGTAGCAGAG GCGTTGCATCCGTTTGCGGAGGACGACACGTGCAGGACGAGCCAAGGGTCGCCAGCATTCCAGCCCCCAGAAATTGCCAATGGCCTTGACACCTTTTCAGGCTTTAAAGTTGACATCTGGTCTGCAGGGGTGACGCT ATACAACATCACAACGGGTCTGTACCCTTTTGAAGGGGATAATATCtataaattatttgaaaacatCGGGAAAGGCGACTACACAATTCCAGAGGATTGTGGTCCTCCACTCTCAGACTTATTGAGAG ggATGCTTGAGTACGACCCAGCCAAGAGGTTCTCAATACAGCAGATAAGGCAGCACAA CTGGTTTAGGAAGAAACACGCTCAGGCAGAGGCGCTGGTGCccatccctcccagccccgAGACGAAGGACAGGTGGAGGAGCATGACGGCGGTGCCTTACCTGGAAGATCTGCATGGCTACAATGAGGAAGAGGATGATGACTTGTATGACATTGAAGATGATATCATCTACACTCAGGACTTCACAGTACCAG GACAGGTGCCTGAGGAGGAGGCCGGGCAGAATGGGCAGAGCCGCGGCAAGGGGCTGCCCAAGGCCGTGTGCATGAACGGGACGGAGCCGGGGCAGCTGAGCGCCAGGGCCAAGGGCGAGCGCCGGGCCAGCGCCTCCTCCAACCCCTCCCGCAAGGCCTGCTCCGCCAGCAGCAAGATCCGCAAGCTCTCCACCTGCAAGCAGCAGTGA